One genomic region from Drosophila busckii strain San Diego stock center, stock number 13000-0081.31 chromosome 3R, ASM1175060v1, whole genome shotgun sequence encodes:
- the LOC108604323 gene encoding cadherin-86C isoform X2, whose product MGRREAWSAEKPPDTRTKPTRWEFRDGREQSDENLEIHPSSMNHDGEATHRIQSAEYQQRRVRIKNNRTAKDETHQSFHNSRTNLINDRDVYIEDVMDGTHLEEVKENFTRSNLNKQLEHGRHKSYDSENRQIDDDSMRRHEIDRGSDIDFNTAQNSLKAKRELFIKDGNVEILQLMTRDKTRDGAAMDDDNIYVNVPVKPSTNLSHPQLLMVDNTGKEILMRRFIEEQPDGKQIIREHYHIVPGATYIQSMPNEIQQGSTLKGDTFPLGKSGPNSVVYSQTEPEVKVIHTQSVQGAEGVSQIQPAISNQSLTQELEHSLKQQNALLRQILLEKEKLESRYTQHEFVLETQSLPGQPMAIATQTDCDAGTQTEPMENIYERTTNNLPGKIGSRHTRRRARSENDDSMSEDEYKYVRFSPPNSPEGVYWIKRRRPKKQSRPRGSRRIVMVEEMKRKIRTPIKEEEEVYDNKKRVPPKKPLRETKTSILRKQLSDESRKIEKDASVRRKGDALSKEVLMEISDSLDELASPEKHRKRYISVEQFYDNSDGEVDGNETECSIDSDDDEIVIRTNTSGRDIFAKHPKNTEHYEMLMKNVAHHSKSIHTSSRSRSRSPSESRNANPEVNPRISRRDSSRHSNNARKQTSSEPPHSRLSISKYEATLNENGRHITSTTSEISKSKRPSNERIYQSETELAGQEGESDQNIPKYMEWYYRKKKQSVSGRTSTESSKSQLSTKKKVNVPEKRVSKSRVSLKAEEQAQHDDEVKFKPEPAPRKSPPKGSRLLKEDRALNKQHKPKIETDTNHPLLQHSEHRFERENATEVPIPPTKLPHYMYPETPPHAAPAEKSNATQKNKPKPSPIKENEIKVTNSKINLYVEDRNAAHPPSHAQKQLNASTLEDDHDSGIAMNSLMNSMGRRNPIAEKKSVFSIAYDDVSRVKKIPSGGESPQYS is encoded by the exons ATGGGAAGACGCGAGGCCTGGTCCGCGGAGAAACCACCAGATACACGAACGAAGCCTACCCGCTGGGAGTTCCGCGATGGACGTGAACAGTCTGACGAAAACTTAGAAATACACCCATCTAGTATGAATCATGATGGTGAAGCGACACACCGCATACAATCAGCTGAATATCAACAAAGACGTGTCCGCATTAa AAATAACCGCACTGCCAAAGATGAAACACATCAAAGTTTTCATAACTCTagaactaatttaataaatgaccGTGACGTTTACATTGAAGACGTCATGGATGGTACGCATTTGGAAGAAGTAAAGGAAAACTTTACCcgaagcaatttaaataagcaattgGAACATGGTCGACATAAAAGCTACGATTCTGAAAATCGTCAAATTGATGACGATTCAATGCGAAGACACGAAATTGATCGTGGTAGCGACATCGATTTCAATACTGCCCAAAATAGTCTCAAGGCTAAACGAGAGCTCTTTATTAAGGATGGTAATGTTGAGATTCTACAGCTTATGACTAGAGATAAAACACGTGATGGAGCCGCTATGGATGAtgacaatatatatgtaaatgtgcCAGTAAAACCTTCAACCAACCTTTCGCATCCACAATTACTTATGGTAGATAATACAGGCAAAGAAATATTGATGAGACGATTTATTGAAGAACAGCCAGATGGCAAGCAAATTATTCGAGAACACTACCATATTGTACCTGGTGCTACATACATTCAGTCAATGCCAAATGAGATACAACAAGGATCAACACTTAAAGGCGATACGTTTCCTTTGGGTAAATCGGGACCAAATAGTGTAGTTTACTCACAAACGGAGCCTGAAGTCAAAGTTATACACACCCAATCAGTTCAGGGTGCAGAGGGCGTGTCTCAAATACAGCCAGCCATTTCGAACCAATCTCTTACTCAGGAGCTGGAGCACTCACTCAAGCAACAGAACGCGCTTTTGCGCCAAATACTGTTGGAGAAAGAGAAACTGGAATCTAGGTACACCCAACACGAATTTGTTTTAGAAACCCAAAGTCTTCCAGGTCAACCCATGGCCATTGCGACACAGACGGACTGCGATGCCGGCACGCAAACTGAGCCAATGGAGAACATTTACGAAAGGACAACTAATAACTTGCCGGGGAAAATAGGTAGCCGTCATACCCGTCGACGCGCACGTAGTGAAAACGATGATTCTATGTCTGAGgatgaatataaatatgtaaggTTTAGTCCACCTAACAGTCCCGAGGGTGTTTATTGGATAAAGCGTCGTCGTCCAAAAAAGCAGTCAAGACCACGGGGCAGTAGAAGAATTGTTATGGTAGAGGAAATGAAGCGCAAAATACGCACACCCatcaaagaagaagaagaagtctATGATAATAAAAAGCGAGTTCCACCCAAAAAACCGCTCCGAGAAACAAAAACGAGTATTTTGCGAAAGCAACTAAGTGATGAGAGCcgaaaaatagaaaaagatGCCAGTGTGCGTCGGAAAGGTGATGCGCTAAGCAAGGAAGTATTAATGGAAATATCAGACTCACTCGATGAACTTGCAAGTCCCGAAAAGCATCGTAAGCGTTATATATCTGTAGAGCAGTTCTATGACAATTCTGACGGCGAAGTCGACGGTAATGAAACTGAATGCTCCATCGACTCAGATGATGATGAAATAGTAATTCGAACAAATACATCAGGGAGAGATATCTTCGCTAAACATCCGAAAAACACAGAGCACTATGAAATGCTCATGAAAAACGTTGCCCATCATAGTAAAAGTATACATACAAGCTCAAGATCAAGGTCAAGATCACCATCCGAATCGCGTAATGCCAACCCAGAAGTAAATCCAAGAATTTCGCGTAGAGATAGCTCAAGACATAGCAATAACGCTCGTAAGCAAACATCTTCAGAGCCACCACACAGCCGCttatcaatttcaaaatatgaagcgactttaaatgaaaatggcaGACACATCACATCCACAACAAGTGAAATAAGCAAATCCAAACGTCCGTCAAACGAGCGCATCTACCAAAGTGAAACAGAACTGGCCGGTCAAGAAGGCGAAAGTGACCAAAATATTCCAAAATATATGGAGTGGTACTATAGAAAGAAGAAGCAGTCCGTAAGTGGCCGCACCTCAACAGAGTCATCCAAATCGCAATTATctacaaaaaagaaagtaaatgTGCCCGAAAAGCGTGTGTCGAAATCTCGTGTAAGTTTAAAGGCTGAAGAGCAGGCTCAACATGATGATGAGGTTAAATTTAAACCAGAACCAGCACCTAGAAAATCACCGCCAAAAGGAAGTCGTTTGCTAAAAGAGGATAGAGCCCTAAATAAACAACACAAGCCTAAAATTGAGACTGATACGAATCatccgctgctgcagcactcAGAACATCGCTTTGAACGGGAGAACGCAACAGAGGTACCTATACCACCCACCAAGTTACCACACTACATGTATCCAGAAACACCGCCCCATGCGGCACCTGCGGAAAAATCTaatgcaacacaaaaaaacaaacccaAGCCATCGCCCATAAAAGAAAACGAAATAAAGgtaacaaattcaaaaataaaccTCTATGTCGAAGATCGAAATGCAGCGCACCCTCCGTCCCACGCACAAAAACAGTTGAACGCATCAACGCTGGAAGATGACCACGACTCGGGAATAGCCATGAACTCTTTAATGAACAGCATGGGTCGGCGTAATCCGATTGCTGAGAAGAAAAGCGTTT